CGGCGCGAATACCCGAAACGGATCAGATCGTTGTGACTCCCAGTGGGGTAGACTATCGAACGATGCAAATTGACGATCTGGTCGTCGTAGAAATGGGAACGGGAAACGTAATAGAGGGACGCCTACGGCCGACATCGGAACTCGCCCTGCATTTAGCCATACTGAAAGCGCGCAGCGATGTGAATGCGGTGATGCATACTCATAGCATCTACGCATCTGCCTGCTCCACCGTTCATAAGGAAATCCCGCCGATTGTTGAAGATTTGGCACAGGTGGTAGGCGGCTCTGTATCCGTTGCCCGTTATGCATTGCCGGGCACGCCAGAATTAGGTGCCTGTGCCGTCAAATCACTCGGCAGAAAAAATGCGGTACTACTCTCCAATCATGGGGTTGTAGGAGTTGGTCCGAACGTGATGGAAGCGCTGCGAGTCTGCCAAATTGTGGAAAAAGGAGCCCGGATTTTTGCAATTGCAAAAACGATTGGCAGCCCGGCCCTGCTTTCCGTTGATGATGTAGAGTATCTTAGAAATAACTATCAAAACTGTTATGGACAGGTTAAGCAGGAGGTGTGACATGAAAGACACTCTTTTAATAAAAAACGCATCCATCCTGCCGATGACAGAAGCCGGTTGGATCGAAACCGGCTATCTGTTGATCGAAGGAAACCGGATCCGTGAAGTCGGGTCAGGGTCTTATCATGGGAAAGCGGACACGGAAATTGATGCAGCAGGCAAAGTGGTTATGCCGGGTCTTGTCAATACGCACGGCCATGCCGCAATGACATTATTGCGTGGTTATGCGGACGATCTTCCTTTAATGGAATGGTTGGAAACAAAATGTTGGCCGGTGGAAGACCGAATGACGGCAGACGATATTTATTGGGGAAGCCAGTTGGCGATTTTGGAAATGATTAAAACAGGCACCACCTGTTTTACAGACATGTACTTTTTTATGGACAGGGTGGCTCAGGCGGTTGAGGAGACGGGAATACGTGCTGTGCTGGGCAGGGGAATGATTGGATTTCCGCCCAAAGGGGAGCAGGCGCTGCGGGAAAGCGAACAGTTTGTCAGAACATGGAACGGTGCGGCTAACGGACGTGTTACCGTTACTTTGGCACCGCATGCCCCTTATACTTGCCCCCCCGATTACGTAAAGCAGGTGGCTGAACTATCTGCAGAACTGAATGTTCCAATCCAAACCCATCTCTCGGAAACAAAAGGGGAAGTGGAACGCTGTCTGGCCGAACATGGCTGTACACCGATTCGCCTGATGGAACAGGTGGGTCTTTTTGAACGGCCTACATTAGCGGCGCATTGTGTTCACGTAACGGATGAGGATATCGAAATCATGGCCCGCTACGATGTAAAGGTGGCGCATAATCCCGACTCGAACCTGAAACTGGGATCGGGCGTGGCGCCTGTATTAAAAATGTTGGACAAAGGGTTAACGGTTGGCCTGGGAACAGACGGAGCCGCTTCCAACAACAATTTGGACATGTTTGAAGAAATGCGTCAGGCCGCCATGATTCACAAAGGAGTCCAATACGATCCGGTTGCCGTTTCTGCCTATCAGGCATTGCAGATGGCGACTGTAAACGGGGCCAAAGCCGTATTCCTGGAAGACGGACATGGAACGCTGCAGCAAGGGGCGCCGGCAGACTTGATTTTGATTGACTACAACCGTCCTTATTATTATCCGCGGCATAATTTGATGGCGCATCTCGTTTATGCGGGACAATCGGGTGATGTAACAGACGTGATTGTGGACGGTCGTGTATTGATGCGGGACCGACAGATGCTCACAATGGATGAGCAACGGATTTATCACGAAGTCGAGAACGTTTGTAAACGTCTTTTTGCTTGACAGGAAGAAACGGAAAAGGAACAATCACCCGTTATAAGCGATTGTCCCGAATGATCCTACAGCTCTTGGGAAATCTTTAAAGACAGGTATGAATCTTCCGGATGGATATGGGAATGGCTGTCGGATCACTAGATAGATGCGGGTTAACCCAATCTGAGGAGAACAGCAAATGGGTCACCCCCAGTTCCACTGCCTTTTGACGAGCCAATTCTTTAATCTGTTCAGCGGGGAGCGGCATGGGACTTGAATATTCCACTGTCGATCACCCCTTTACCGTGA
The sequence above is a segment of the Effusibacillus dendaii genome. Coding sequences within it:
- a CDS encoding class II aldolase/adducin family protein; the encoded protein is METQVREIKEQVLQAAKEMHEQGLVVSVWGNLSARIPETDQIVVTPSGVDYRTMQIDDLVVVEMGTGNVIEGRLRPTSELALHLAILKARSDVNAVMHTHSIYASACSTVHKEIPPIVEDLAQVVGGSVSVARYALPGTPELGACAVKSLGRKNAVLLSNHGVVGVGPNVMEALRVCQIVEKGARIFAIAKTIGSPALLSVDDVEYLRNNYQNCYGQVKQEV
- a CDS encoding amidohydrolase; the encoded protein is MKDTLLIKNASILPMTEAGWIETGYLLIEGNRIREVGSGSYHGKADTEIDAAGKVVMPGLVNTHGHAAMTLLRGYADDLPLMEWLETKCWPVEDRMTADDIYWGSQLAILEMIKTGTTCFTDMYFFMDRVAQAVEETGIRAVLGRGMIGFPPKGEQALRESEQFVRTWNGAANGRVTVTLAPHAPYTCPPDYVKQVAELSAELNVPIQTHLSETKGEVERCLAEHGCTPIRLMEQVGLFERPTLAAHCVHVTDEDIEIMARYDVKVAHNPDSNLKLGSGVAPVLKMLDKGLTVGLGTDGAASNNNLDMFEEMRQAAMIHKGVQYDPVAVSAYQALQMATVNGAKAVFLEDGHGTLQQGAPADLILIDYNRPYYYPRHNLMAHLVYAGQSGDVTDVIVDGRVLMRDRQMLTMDEQRIYHEVENVCKRLFA